A single Thunnus thynnus chromosome 6, fThuThy2.1, whole genome shotgun sequence DNA region contains:
- the cfap126 gene encoding protein Flattop isoform X1 — protein MSSSYSANQYDSAFKPQRLQNWCKTKRFKERPTAQDGHTTFIADDRGHLLPGVVKRGSAWPEFKETGDLPACISAHRINPTGRSVEGLNRLKSWGFDVPHTGKSQPHRGSKNTDGLQDAGEQTNGGEQQDGAAPSSIHTSAAEARPASQTRPVTGGERTANQTDQDLQAVVFGSDAQPAKDKQAVQDTEENAALRPATAKGTGSRPDTGKGKPVFNVSVVSQGKPSSSKQRDRDAQQDQ, from the exons ATGTCGTCAAGTTACTCTGCAAACCAG TATGACAGCGCCTTCAAGCCGCAGCGGCTGCAGAACTGGTGTAAGACAAAGCGCTTCAAAGAG AGACCCACTGCACAGGACGGTCACACCACCTTCATTGCCGATGATAGAGGGCATCTGCTCCCAGGAGTGGTTAAG AGGGGCAGTGCATGGCCAGAATTTAAGGAGACGGGGGATCTACCTGCTTGTATCTCAGCTCATCGCATCAATCCTACAGGCCGCTCCGTGGAGGGTCTCAACAGACTGAAGTCCTGGGGCTTTGACGTACCGCACACTGGCAAGTCTCAGCCACACAGAGGCAGCAAAAACACAGATGGGTTGCAAGATGCTGGTGAGCAG ACCAATGGGGGTGAACAGCAGGATGGTGCCGCCCCGTCCTCCATTCACACATCTGCAGCTGAAGCCCGTCCAGCATCTCAGACCCGACCCGTCACTGGAGGCGAGAGAACTGCTAACCAGACAGACCAAGACTTGCAGGCAGTAGTGTTTGGATCTGACGCTCAGCCTGCCAAGGACAAACAAGCTGTACAGGATACTGAAGAGAATGCAGCTTTGAGACCTGCTACTGCAAAGGGAACAGGTAGCAGGCCCGATACTGGCAAGGGGAAACCAGTATTCAACGTGTCAGTAGTGAGCCAGGGAAAACCATCATCCtccaaacagagagacagagatgcacaGCAAGACCAGTGA
- the cfap126 gene encoding protein Flattop isoform X2, protein MSSSYSANQYDSAFKPQRLQNWCKTKRFKERPTAQDGHTTFIADDRGHLLPGVVKRGSAWPEFKETGDLPACISAHRINPTGRSVEGLNRLKSWGFDVPHTGKSQPHRGSKNTDGLQDADQWG, encoded by the exons ATGTCGTCAAGTTACTCTGCAAACCAG TATGACAGCGCCTTCAAGCCGCAGCGGCTGCAGAACTGGTGTAAGACAAAGCGCTTCAAAGAG AGACCCACTGCACAGGACGGTCACACCACCTTCATTGCCGATGATAGAGGGCATCTGCTCCCAGGAGTGGTTAAG AGGGGCAGTGCATGGCCAGAATTTAAGGAGACGGGGGATCTACCTGCTTGTATCTCAGCTCATCGCATCAATCCTACAGGCCGCTCCGTGGAGGGTCTCAACAGACTGAAGTCCTGGGGCTTTGACGTACCGCACACTGGCAAGTCTCAGCCACACAGAGGCAGCAAAAACACAGATGGGTTGCAAGATGCTG ACCAATGGGGGTGA